GGCTCTTGAAGAAGGTGATGTTGCGCCGCGTCACCTCGGCGGGGTGGATCTTATTGGCGATGGCGTAGTTCTCCGTGGGTAAGCCGAAGGCGTCCCACCCCATTGGGAACAACACGTCAAAGCCCTGCATGCGCCGGCGGCGGGCCACCACGTCCATGGCCGTGTACGGGCGGGCGTGCCCGACATGCAGCCCATTGCCGGACGGGTAGGGGAATTCAACCAGCACATAGTATTTCTTTTTTCTGGGGTCGCCGTCCGTGCGATAGACGCTCTCGCGCGCCCAGCACGCCTGCCATTTTTGTTCGATGCTCCGACTGTCGTACTGCAAACAACCATCTCCCAAGGCCCGGGCGCTCCTCCCGGGCTTTTGCACGCGATATCGCGTATTTTATATTTTCTTCCGGGCGCGTCAATCCTCCGGGAAGACCACTGCGGCCGCGTCGCTCCAGAGGCGTTCCAGCGCATAGAAGTTTCGCGTGTCCCGCAGGAACAGATGCGCCACCACGCCGGCATAATCCATCAGCAGCCAGTTGCCCGACCGCTGCCCCTCAATGTGATGGGGGAGGACGCCCTGTTCTTTGAGTCCCCGCTCCATCTCTTCCGCCAATGTCCGCAGGTGGACCGCGGAAGTGCCGGTACAGATGACAAAGTAGTCGGCAAGTATGGTCAGATCAGCGACCTCCATCACGCGGATATCCTC
The genomic region above belongs to Oscillospiraceae bacterium and contains:
- the rsfS gene encoding ribosome silencing factor, yielding MTSKEIALTLAKIADAKKAEDIRVMEVADLTILADYFVICTGTSAVHLRTLAEEMERGLKEQGVLPHHIEGQRSGNWLLMDYAGVVAHLFLRDTRNFYALERLWSDAAAVVFPED